CCGATCGGCATCGCCGACGCCCGGGACATCACCGCGTTCGGCGGTTGGCGGGCCTGGCTGGCGGCGGCATCGACCGGCGGCGCGTGAGAGGGGCGCGGGTCAGCGCCCGGTGGCGCGGCCCCTGTCGTCGGGCTGTCCGCGCCGCCACGCCGCCGGGGTGCTGCCGGTCCACCCCTTGAAGGCGCGGATGAAGCTTTTTTCGTTGTCGAAACCGGCCAGCGCGGCGATGCGCTTGACGGGCCAGGAGGTGCGCAGCAGGTAGTCGGTGGCCAGCTCGCGGCGCACCTCGTCTTTGAGGGCCTGCACGCTGGTGCCCGCGTCGCGCAACTGGCGTTGCAGCGTGCGCACCGAAACGTGCAGCGCCGCGGCCAGGCCGCACGCGTCGGCGTCGCCGGGGTGGACGCGCAGCCACGCGCGGGCGCGCTCCAGTAGCAGCCGGTCGCGCCGGTACGGGCGCACCATCAGCGCCACCGCCCGCGGCAGCATGGCGCGCAGCGCGGCATCGTCGCGTCGCAGCGACTGGGCCAGATACGCAGCGTTGAAGGTCACGGCGGTGGTCTCGGCGTCAAAGTGCAGCCGCGCGCCCGGGAACAGCACGGCATACGCGTCCGCGTGTGCCGGAGCGGGGTAGGCGAACGCCGCCTCGCGCAGCGCGATGCGCGAATCGATGAACCAGGCCGCCAGCCCCAGCGCGTTGCGCAGCAGCGAGACGTGGGCGAACTCGCGCACCGTGGCGCGTTCGGTGGGGTCGCTCAGGTCCGCACCGGGGGCGCGCTGTTCCGTCAGGGTCAGCGTCGCCAAGCCGTCCGCGTGCGCGAGGGTCAGCGTCACGTCGTCTGTGAGCAGCCGGTGGTGGCGGCACCAGCGCGCCAGCGCCAATCCCAGGTCCGGTGCCGTCAGCGACGCGCGCGCCAGCATGCCGTAGCTGCCCCAAGGCAGCCGGCGAGAGAACCAGCCCAGCGCCTCGTCGTCGAGCTCGCGCATCGCGTGCAGGCTCAGCCGCTCGAACGGCAGACTGGTCAGCCGCGCGTCGGGCCGATCCCACGCCGAGGCGGTCAGCCCCGCCGCGGCCAGCGCCGCCGCCGGCGACAGCCCCCGGCGCGCGTAGGCGATGAGGATGGCGCGCGCAAACGCCGCGGGCGTGGCGGCCACGGGCGCACGGTCGCGCCGGGCAGGGCGGCGCGGGCGATGCTGCAACGTCATTGGCGCATTTTGCAACCATCGGCCGGGGTTTGTCCGCTGGTCGCGCGCGGCGGGCGGCGGGACAATCGCGCCTACCATGAGCGTCCTTGCCACCCGACTCAACCCCCGATCCAGCGACTTTCAGGCCAACGCCGCCGCGATGCGGGCGCTGGTGGACGACTTGCACGCGCGCATCGCCCAGGTGGCGCAAGGCGGCGGCGAAGCCGCCCGCGCCAAGCACACGGCCCGCGGCAAGCTGCTGCCGCGCGAACGTGTGGAAATGCTGCTCGACCCCGGCACGCCGTTTCTGGAGATCGCGCCGCTGGCGGCGCTCGACATGTACGGCAACGAAGCGCCGTGCGCGGGGCTGATCGCGGGCATCGGGCGCGTGGCGGGGGTGGAGTGCGTCATCGTCTGCAACGACGCCACCGTCAAGGGCGGCACCTACTACCCGATGACGGTGAAAAAACACCTGCGCGCGCAGGAGATCGCGCAGCAAAACCGTCTGCCGTGTCTCTACCTGGTCGATTCGGGCGGCGCCAACCTGCCCAACCAGGACGAGGTCTTCCCGGATCGCGATCACTTCGGCCGCATCTTCTACAACCAGGCCAACATGAGCGCGCAGGGCATCGCGCAGATCGCGGTGGTGATGGGGTCGTGTACGGCCGGCGGTGCCTACGTGCCGGCGATGAGCGACGAGACCATCATCGTCAAGAACCAGGGCACGATCTTTCTGGGCGGGCCGCCGCTGGTCAAGGCCGCCACCGGCGAGGTGGTCAGCGCCGAGGACTTGGGCGGTGGTGACGTGCACACGCGCCTGTCCGGCGTGGCCGACCATCTGGCGGAAAACGACCTGCACGCGCTGGCCCTGGCGCGCGAGGCGGTGGCACGCCTCAACCGCGGCAAGGCGTGGCCCGTGCAGCGTCGCGAGCCGCGCGCGCCGCTCTACCCGGCCGACGAGCTCTACGGCGTCATCCCGACCGACACGCGCAAGCCGTTCGACGTGCGCGAGGTGATTGCGCGCATCGTCGACGGGTCGGAGTTCCACGAATTCAAGGCGCGCTACGGCACGACGCTGGTGACGGGCTTTGCGCACATCGAGGGCATGCCGGTGGGGATCGTGGCCAACAACGGCATTCTGTTCGCCGAGAGCGCCGACAAGGGGGCGCACTTCATTGAACTCTGCTGCCAGCGCAAGGTGCCGTTGGTGTTCCTGCAAAACATCACCGGCTTCATGGTCGGGCGCAAGTACGAAAACGCCGGTATCGCCCGCGCCGGGGCCAAGATGGTGACGGCGGTGGCGTGCGCGCAAGTGCCCAAGTTCACCGTCATCATCGGCGGTTCGTTCGGTGCGGGCAACTACGGCATGTGCGGGCGGGCGTACTCGCCCCGCTTCCTGTGGATGTGGCCCAACGCGCGCATCAGCGTGATGGGGGGCGAGCAGGCCGCGTCGGTGCTGGCCACGGTCAAGCGCGACGGCATCGAGGCCAAGGGCGGCACCTGGAGCGCGGAGGAGGAAGAGGCCTTCAAGGCACCGATCCGCGCCCAATACGAGCGCCAGGGCCACCCGTACTACGCCACCGCCCGCCTGTGGGACGATGGCGTCATCGACCCGGCCGACACGCGCCGGGTGCTGGCGCTGGGGCTTTCCGCCGCGATGAACGCACCCATCCCGGACACGACGTTCGGGGTCTTTCGGATGTGAGGGGGCGACCATGGCCAACCTGACTATCGACATCAGCGGACCGCGCGCCACCGTGACGCTGACGCGGGCCGAGCTGCGCAACGCGTTCAACGACGAGGTGATCGCCGAGTTGACCGCGGCGTTTCAGACGCTGGGCGCGCGCGACGACGTGCGCGCGATCGTGCTCGCGGCCGAGGGGCCCGCGTTTTGCGCCGGGGCGGACCTGAACTGGATGCGCCGCATGGCGGACTACAGCCGCGCGGAGAACCTGGCCGACGCGGGGCGGCTCGCGGCGATGTTGCGCACCATCCACGACTGCCCCAAGCCGACGGTGGCGCGCATTCAGGGCGACGTGTACGCGGGCGGCATGGGCTTGGTGGCGGCGTGTGACATCGCGGTGGCGGTGGAAACGGCGGGCTTTTGCCTGAGCGAGGTCAAGCTGGGGCTGATCCCCGCCACCATCGGCCCCTACGTCGTGCGCGCGATGGGCGAACGTGCCGCGCGGCGCTACTTCCTGACGGCCGAGCGGCTCGATGCGGCGGAGGCGCTGCGCATCGGCTTCGTGCACGCGGTGGTACCGCCCGAGCGGCTGGACGAGCAGGTGGACGCGATCGTGCGCGCGCTGTGCCAGGCGGGGCCGGCCGCCGTGGCGGCCGCCAAGCGCCTGGTGCGCGATGTGGCCGATGCGCCGCTGGACGAGGCGCTGATCGCCCGCACGGTCGAGGCGATTGCCGACATCCGTGCCAGCGCCGAGGGGCGCGAGGGCGTGCAGGCGTTTTTGCAGAAACGCAAGCCGCAGTGGCTGGCGTGATGGAGTGATCCCGATGTTCCAGAAGATTCTGATCGCCAACCGCGGGGAGATCGCCTGCCGCGTCGCGGCCACCGCGCGCCGGTTGGGCATCCGCACCGTGGCGGTGTATTCCGAGGCCGACGCGCAGGCGCGCCACGTGGCGGCGTGCGACGAGGCGGTGTACATTGGCGGCGCGGCCCCGAAGGACAGCTACCTGCGCGGCGAGCGCATCATCGAGGCCGCACGGGCCACCGGCGCCGAGGCCATCCACCCCGGCTACGGGTTCCTCAGCGAAAACGAAGGCTTTGCGCAGGCCTGCGCGGACGTAGGACTGGTCTTCATCGGCCCGCCGCCCGCGGCGATTGCCGCGATGGGCCTGAAGGCCGAATCGAAGCGGTTGATGGAAGCCGCCGGCGTGCCGCTGGTGCCGGGCTACCACGGGGCGGACCAGGATACGCGGCTGCTCAAGGCCGAGGCCGACCGCATCGGCTACCCCGTGCTCATCAAGGCGAGTGCGGGCGGCGGCGGCAAGGGGATGCGACGCGTCGACACGCCCGAGGCGTTCGACGAGGCGCTCGCCGCCTGCCAGCGCGAGGCGCTCAACAGCTTCGGCGACGCGGCGGTGCTGATCGAAAAATACGTGCAGCGCCCGCGCCACATCGAAATCCAGGTCTTTGCCGACACGCACGGCAATGCGGTGTACCTGTTCGAGCGCGACTGCTCGGTGCAGCGCCGCCACCAGAAGGTGCTGGAGGAAGCGCCGGCACCGGGCCTGCCGCCGGCGCTGCGTCAGCAGATGGGGTTGGCGGCGGTGGCCGCAGCGCGCGCGGTGGGCTATGTGGGCGCGGGGACGGTCGAGTTCATCGTCGAGCAGCCACAGGGCTACGACCACCCGGAGGCGATGCGCTTCTATTTCATGGAGATG
This region of Tepidimonas taiwanensis genomic DNA includes:
- a CDS encoding AraC family transcriptional regulator; protein product: MTLQHRPRRPARRDRAPVAATPAAFARAILIAYARRGLSPAAALAAAGLTASAWDRPDARLTSLPFERLSLHAMRELDDEALGWFSRRLPWGSYGMLARASLTAPDLGLALARWCRHHRLLTDDVTLTLAHADGLATLTLTEQRAPGADLSDPTERATVREFAHVSLLRNALGLAAWFIDSRIALREAAFAYPAPAHADAYAVLFPGARLHFDAETTAVTFNAAYLAQSLRRDDAALRAMLPRAVALMVRPYRRDRLLLERARAWLRVHPGDADACGLAAALHVSVRTLQRQLRDAGTSVQALKDEVRRELATDYLLRTSWPVKRIAALAGFDNEKSFIRAFKGWTGSTPAAWRRGQPDDRGRATGR
- a CDS encoding carboxyl transferase domain-containing protein yields the protein MSVLATRLNPRSSDFQANAAAMRALVDDLHARIAQVAQGGGEAARAKHTARGKLLPRERVEMLLDPGTPFLEIAPLAALDMYGNEAPCAGLIAGIGRVAGVECVIVCNDATVKGGTYYPMTVKKHLRAQEIAQQNRLPCLYLVDSGGANLPNQDEVFPDRDHFGRIFYNQANMSAQGIAQIAVVMGSCTAGGAYVPAMSDETIIVKNQGTIFLGGPPLVKAATGEVVSAEDLGGGDVHTRLSGVADHLAENDLHALALAREAVARLNRGKAWPVQRREPRAPLYPADELYGVIPTDTRKPFDVREVIARIVDGSEFHEFKARYGTTLVTGFAHIEGMPVGIVANNGILFAESADKGAHFIELCCQRKVPLVFLQNITGFMVGRKYENAGIARAGAKMVTAVACAQVPKFTVIIGGSFGAGNYGMCGRAYSPRFLWMWPNARISVMGGEQAASVLATVKRDGIEAKGGTWSAEEEEAFKAPIRAQYERQGHPYYATARLWDDGVIDPADTRRVLALGLSAAMNAPIPDTTFGVFRM
- a CDS encoding enoyl-CoA hydratase/isomerase family protein; the encoded protein is MANLTIDISGPRATVTLTRAELRNAFNDEVIAELTAAFQTLGARDDVRAIVLAAEGPAFCAGADLNWMRRMADYSRAENLADAGRLAAMLRTIHDCPKPTVARIQGDVYAGGMGLVAACDIAVAVETAGFCLSEVKLGLIPATIGPYVVRAMGERAARRYFLTAERLDAAEALRIGFVHAVVPPERLDEQVDAIVRALCQAGPAAVAAAKRLVRDVADAPLDEALIARTVEAIADIRASAEGREGVQAFLQKRKPQWLA